TGCGAGCAATTTCATCAAAGTGGATAGTGGAAGCTCCTTCTAGAGCTTTTACGCCTTGACGAACATATCGCCGGATGTTGTCCTTATTGTATGTTCGGTCGCCAGAAAGGGCAATAGGAATCATGTAGTTATTGCTGTAATTCCCGATAAAATCGAGAATCATCACGAATTCTTTGTCTTCTGCCTTACGTAATCCGCGCCCTAGTTGCTGCACAAAGATGATGGGTGATTCTGTTGGGCGAAGCATCAAAATCTGATTCACTTGCGGAATGTCGATGCCTTCGTTGAAGATGTCTACCGTGAAAATGTAATCGAGACCGTTGTCGCGATTATCGTTTTCCAATTGCTTTACGGCTTGTTCTCTCGCCTCTTGGGAATCGGCTCCCGACAAAGCAATTGTTTTATATCCTCGCTTGTTGAACTTTTGGGAAAGTTCCTTTGATTCTTCTAGCGAACTACAAAAAGCAAGACCTTTTACGCGATTTCCGCTGTGACCGAAATATTCTGCTTTTTCAATAATGTAATTGACGCGCTCGTCACAGACGAGTTTTGCGAAATCTCTCTTTTCTTTCTCTTCTCCATCGACAAAGATGTCCGTTATGCCGTAATAATGGAATGGACAAAGAAGGTTGAGCCGCATGGCTTCTTGCAAGCGGATTTCGTGGGCGATGTTGTGATCAAAAGCGGCGTAGACGTCAAATTTGTCGCTACGGTCAGGCGAGGCTGTCATGCCAATCCACAAATCGGGATTAAAATACGCCATCATTTTTTGATAACTTTCAGCACCTACGCGATGTGCTTCATCAACAACGATAAGCTGAAATTCGTCTTTTGCAAAATCGTTAAAATGGGTTGCCATGGTTTGCATAGTCGCAAAGACGAAATCACGGTCTGTTTCCTGTGATGAGCCGGAGTACAAACCGAAGGTTTTTGTATCTCCAAATACGTTCTTGAAAGATTCTATGGCATTGCGCAAGATTTGTTCACGGTGAACAAGAAAAAGAGCCCGTTTAGGGTTGATTTCTCTCATTGCGAAAGCGGCTGCGTATGTTTTACCCGTTCCTGTGGCTGAAATTAGCAGCGCTTTGTGTTCGCCCATGGCGCGGATTTCGTTCAGCTTTTGAATAAATTCCAATTGCATGGAATTTGGTTCAAGTAAAATCTGCTCAAGTGAGACCGTTTTCGATTCGTTGATGGCTGCTTCTTTTTCTAGGGCTATTTTTTGTCGCTGGAGTTCCCGACGAATTCGCTTTTGCTCGATATAAATCTGAGCGTATTCGTTAAGGACTGTATCTGAAGCAGAGAATGCGTTCGGACTATTCCAAAGTTCGTTGAAGTCGTTGATGACATTCTTGCATAAAGCTTCGTCTTCTTCAACAGAATAGCAGGTGTTCCATTCTTTATTAATAGCAAGGGCGTTCCCAGTAAGGTTCGAGCTGCCAATAGTGACGCTGACAACCCTATTTTTGAAAAAGAGATAACCCTTGGTGTGGAATCCTCGTATATTTTTGTCGCAACGAAGAATTTTTAATTCGATATTTGAATATTTCGAAAGTGCCCTGAGGGCTGATGGCTCGGTAAATGTTAGATAATCCGTTGTGAGAATTTTTCCGGGAACATTTCTTTTTTCTAGCTCTAGCAAAGTTTGCTTTAATGGTGCCAATCCACTACGTGAAATAAACGCCACGCTAATAATGAATTTATCGCATTTTGATAATTCGTTGTCAAGAAACGCCTGCATGGTGTTTCCAGGAGCGTTTGAAATAAATAGCGGATTTGATGAAGAAATTTCCATGAAAATGTATTGGGAAAACGTTCGTTTAAACGGAACACTTGCGAAAAAAATCGCAGAAAAAAAATGAAATCAGTTGACAAGAAAAATTTCTTTGGCTATATTACGTAGTGCACATGCGTGCATTCTACATTTTTCAACTTAACGCCTCGCAGTTTTTGCTTGTCCGCGAGGAAGGAGATAAAGATGAATAATCTTGTGAACATCGGTTGCGTCGGTATTTGGCTCGATGAAATAGTGCCCTGCCTTGAAGATTCAAGTACTGGAGAAATTAAGGAAACCGTCGTCTTTAAAATCGAAAGCCGTTCTTTCCTAAAGAAATTCACCAAGAAAAATGGATGGGAAATCAACTGGATCGAAATGCCACAAGACACGGAAGTCTACGCATTGGCGCTAAAGGAAAATAACGAAATTCAGGGACTTGTTGGCGTCAAAAATATGCCTGATAGTAAGGCTGTCTATTTGCACTGGGCCTGCTGTGCTCCCCAAAACAACAAGCATGCGTTTGGAACACAGAAATACAAGGGTGTCGGAGGGCACCTGTTTGCCATTGCAATAGATAAATCAATACAATGGGGGTACGACGGCGTTATTTACGGATATGCCCTTAACAAAACTCTGTTAATTCACTATATTGAACGAATGGGATGCTCGCATATAGGGATTCTTCATCCGTATCATTTTATGCTGGGTCCTCTCAATGCAAGGAAATTACTGGAGACCTACACCTATGAATGGAATTAAAAAAAATGCCGACATCTTGGCGGATATCAGAATTCCATTTTCTGCGGTTCCGAATCCGTACAAAGACCCGCCACCATGTAAGCTGAACCTTTTGGAATTAGCCAAATATGCGGATTCTGCGGGAAAAGATATTAGCGAGCTAACCCCTGAGGAAATCGCTATGTTTAGGATTTGATCTTCCAGAGAGTGTCTTTTTTTTCGAGAAACCGGTCCAAAGGGGCCGGTTTTTTGCTATTCGCGTCAAAATAGGCTGAATGTCATTTTTTTACGCTCGAATTTGATTATTTTTGTGTTCAAAGAAAAGGAACGTTTAAATGGGACAGAGAAAGCCCGAATTTACTTTTATTGATTTATTTGCTGGTATTGGTGGATTTCACACGGCAATGCATTCCGTTGGTGGAAAATGCGTTTTTGCAAGTGAATGGGATAAAAATGCTCGAATAACTTACGAAGAAAATTACAAGGCGATTGAGCCGGACCTTTTTGAAAAAGATGAGGATGGGGAATATAAGTTTTTCAATGCAGACATAAACGATGTTGAGTTAGACAAAGTTCCAGATTTTGATGTCCTTTGCGGAGGCTTCCCTTGCCAGGCCTTTTCAATTGCCGGAAAACGCAAAGGTTTTGAAGATACTCGAGGAACACTTTTTTTTAATATCGCAGCAATTGTTAATCATAAAATAAAAATTGGAAAAAAGCCTAAGGTTCTTTTCCTTGAGAACGTTAAAGGTCTAAAAAATCATGACCATGGAAAAACGCTCGAAACGTTATTGCGTGTATTGAAAGAAGATTTGGAATATGAAGTCAAAACAATGGTCTTGAATGCCAAATATTTTGGCGTACCGCAAAATAGAGAAAGGTTGTTCTTTATTTGTTGGGATAAGGAACAGTGCGTGGCTGAAGACTTTAAATTTCCCCTTGGCCTTGATAAGAATTTGAAATCAATATTTGAAAAAGATCAATTGCAAAATGTTATTTCAACGAAGGTTTCTGACATTCTTGAACCGGACTCGTCTATTCCGGAAAAAATGACGATCAGCGACAAGATGTGGATTGGTCATCAATTACGCAAAGAACGTAATAGGGCGAACGGGAAAGGATTTGGGTATTCTTTGTTCAAAGAAGATGCCTCCTATTGTAGCACCATTTCCGCACGTTATTGGAAAGACGGCAGTGAAATTCTGATTGATCAGTCAAAGAAGAAAAAAAATCCTCGTAAACTAACTCCTGTTGAAGCTGGTCGTTTGCAAGGGTATAAGATTGTCGGCAATGGTTGGAAGGATCCGCAAGCGGCAAACAACCAAAACAACAAGAATAAGTTGCCAACTATGAGAATTGTGGTGTCAAATAAAGAGGCTTATCATCAATTCGGCAATAGCGTTGCTGTTCCTGTGATTAGAACCTTGGCGAAAGAAATTAAGAAACAACTATTGGAGGTGTGATATGCCTTTAGGAAATTTAATTGAAAACGTCCAATCGTTCTTTAACAGTTCTCGACAGATGGCTAATAATCTGCCCGATGTCGTGTTGTCCGATGATTATTGTCGAGGTTTAAGGGAACTTTTACTTCGTTTTTATCCAAATGGAGTTGAGTGTAAAAAAAGTTTTTTCCAAGTAACAACGGATAGACAACTCAAGATTGTGTGTCCTAATCAATATTTGCTTTTTGCATCGATTGCGCATGACTGCGCTATAGTCCTAAAAAATTATTTTGACTTTCTTGATGGCTCAATCAAGAATGAATACGCTGCATTAGTGAACGACTTGCAAAGAGAATTTGCTGGCAGAGCAAAAAAATTTGATGATGCGACAGAAGATATTCTTGATGAAGTTGATGCATGGTTGATTAATCATAATTGCACTGCATACATAGAACATTGCGGAGAATATCCGGAAGATCGGCATTCGCTTTGTTTCTTCCTAGCAGCGTTTGGAGTAAAGAATTTTAAAGACGGAGATGGCTTTAGGCCAACAAAGGATTTGTTTAAGGGATATATTTTATCTATCACGCCCCTTCAAAGCGAATCTGCTGGATTTCTAGGCTATTTTGCGTATAACTTGACCACACAACCAGAGCTCTTTGATCGGTTGTCAGCGATTGTCAATCAAGACAATGCTGAGGTGATTGCAACATCTGCGCGACAAATAATTCTTTATGGGGCTCCTGGCACTGGAAAATCCTATAAAATCAACGATACTGAAAGAGGGTACGGTTTAAGAACTATAGACAAGGAGCTTAAATTCCGCACCACATTCCATCCTGATTATGATTACGCTCAATTTGTCGGTTCGTACAAACCAATAGAAACGTCAAATACTCCTATATTAAATAAAGACGATCTATCGCGCGAATTGAGACGATTCATGGCGGAGCAGCGTCCCAATCCAGTTCATAAATTTGCATCGTGCTATTTCAAGTCATTAAAAAGGCTATCCGCAGAAGAAAAGAGAGAACTTTTTGATGAAGCTGCAATACCAGAGTCTGTGCAAAACGCTGAAGTTCCCAAGGCTATATCTATCGCGGGATTTCTGGATAAGAGAAACAACTCATCATCCATTACATATTCATTCGTTCCGCAGGTTTTTGCAAAAGCTTATGTAAAAGCATGGTCAGAGTATCTTAAAGCGATAGATCAGGATCAAAACGCTATAGGGGAAAAGGTTTATCTGGTAATTGAAGAAATAAATCGAGGGAATTGCGCCCAGATTTTTGGCGACATATTTCAGCTACTCGATAGAGAGTGCGGCCATTCCGCATATCCGATAGATATTGACTCGGATTTTGCAAAATACATTGAAAATGAATTGAAAAATAATACAGACGTAGAGGATGCTTGGGGTAAATACAAGAATAAAATTCAGGAATGGGATAGTTCCGTGCAAGGAGAAGAACGTGCAGGCGATGATTTTTGCAAAATCGCACTTCCTCCGAATTTCAACATTCTTGCCACGATGAACACAAGCGACCAGTCGTTGTTCCCAATGGACAGCGCGTTTAAACGCCGCTTTGACTGGGAGTATGTGCCGATCAAGTACAAAAGTGATGCGACATGTGGTGCAGAATGGAACGCCGATCAATTTGATATTTCTGTTGGAAATTCCCGCTATATGTGGCTTGACTTCTTGAAAGCAGTAAATGCAAATATCAGCAAAGTAACTAGAAGTGAAGACAAGCAGATGGGCGAGTTCTTCATAAAGCATTCTGTTGATTATAAGGAATTCCGCTCCAAAGTTCTGTTCTATCTTTGGGATTCCGTGTATAAAGATGAAGAAGGTAATGGCGACGCGAAAAAGGTGTTTCATTTCAGGCTTGAAGGCGAAGAAGATAAAACGTTGACGTTCCAGTCGCTTTTTGAAGGGAACGATGAAACCCAGATAACGCGTATAGCAACAATTATGTCTAATTTAGACGTTGACCCCGCATAGGATCCGGATCCTGCGTAATAGAACATGTCGCGATAGGCTTGTTGCATGATTTTTCTATTTGAAGAGTTCCCTTACGATCCGACTTTTTTGAAAACCGTCATCGGTTATGGTGACGGCGATTCTAAAAGTCGGAGTAAAAGCGGATTTAATACGGAAACAATAAAGGCTGGAGTAAAAATTGATGGTGTTGGCTATTGTTTTTACAATGGTCAGCCGGTTTTTGTGCTGCCCAAGGTATTTCTTGAATACGAAAAAGATGAGCGAGGAAATGTCGTAAAGGATGAACGCGGAAATGATGTACGGAAGGCTTTTGACATACAGATAAATCGTAAGGGTGAAGACGTTTTTGGCGGACAAAACGATCTGGAAAATGCGTCTCTTGTGCCTGAACTACGCCATTTTTTCTCATCGTTGTCTCTTTGGCTTTATTCTGCTATTGACAAGTACCACAAGAAGGGAAATAAGGATAGTGGAGTTGAAACTCCTCCGCAAACAGAACATCGGCGGCTTAAAAAGAGTGACCGATATGCCACATTGCTTGATGTTATGAGCAGTATGGAACTGTTCTATAAAAAGAATCAAAGTCTTTTTGTCTTTATCGCAAAGAACAAACATAGCGACAATCACAAAATAAACTGGCAGCGTACCGTCAACAAAACGATTCCTTTTATACAAAACGGAGTTCCCATTTACATGAACCCCGTAAACAAAGTCAAGGTTTTTGATTTAGATGATCGTCTGTTGGTTCTTTATTTTTCCGCAATGAAATATATCCAGGATAAGTTTGGATATCAGATGCCGCAAAGCGAGTTCTATCAGCCGCTCAGAATGATTGAGATGGAACGGCTTTTGGAAAACGAACGTGGCCTGCGTGAACTCAAGAAAATAAAGTACAAGTATTTTGAAGATAGGCTTGTTAAGCTTTATAATATCATGGAAGCCTTCTTCGCATGGGGCGCCCGATATAGCAATACGAATAATAATGCGCAGGAATACCTGATCGCCAATTCGTTCAACAATGTGTTTGAGGCTATGATAGATGAATTGATTGGTGATCCTGAATTTGCGGATTTGAAGGATAATGAAGATGGCAAGATTATTGATCATCTTTATAGAGAAAAATCATTGATTTTCTCTTCTGGCTGCAATGATGATGTTTGGCATATAGGTGATAGTAAGTATTATCAAGATGCCAAGGACATTGAGGATACGTCCATTGCAAAGCAATATACGTATGCCAAAAATATGATACAGAATTTCTTTAGTCCTCAATACTTTAATGATGGCGAAAGTCATGATGCGAATGATGTGCACCATGGCATTCGTTATAGAGATAAATTGACTGAAGGCTATAGCGTTACTCCAAACTTCTTTATTCGTGGTTTTGTTCCAAAATACGAGGAATCTTCACAATATTCTTCTGATTACTTCATCAAGCGAGGTGATGGAACTCCTTTGATTCGTTTGGCGCAAGAGAAAGGTCAAAATAATGTTGAATCAGAAGAAGCGATGATAGAGCGGATGTGGAAAAACCGCAATCGCCATTTCAAAAATCGACTTTTTGATCGAGATACATTGCTGCTTCAGATTTATGACGTTAATTTCTTATATGTGCTCAAGGCGTTCACTTCTAAGCATTCGTCTCTTCGTGAAGAATTCAAGAATGAAGCCCGTGATAAGTTCCGCAAGAATTTTTTGAATTTACTCAGGAAAAAGTATTATTTCTGGGCGCTTTATTTGCCAAATTGGCAAGATGATGGTTATACAGAAAACCTTGAAACGTTTGTTAATGACAATTTCCGAGCGCTTGTGGGCCGTGTGTTTCGGTCAGAAGCAACGCCAAAATGTCTAATTCTAGCATTGGAACGAGAAGTTGTTGACAATTCAGAGGAAGGCTCCGATGATGATTATCGGAAAATCAAGGGAATTGTTGATGACAATAATTGTGACGTTTTTAGCCTGTTGCCCGAAGAAATATGGGGTGATGGGCTAATCCGACGCGATGACATGCGCGGTTGGCTAATGCCCCAATAGACATTTTTTTAAATGCGAACGCACTGCGTTCGCATTCGCGTTAGGGATAGTGACCCCTTGGGGCGGAGACGCGCTTGCGCGGCTCCGTTGCAAGAGCGGCGCGGGGGTGCCGCAGGCGCGCACGGGGCGCCTTGCGATATAGCCCGACCCGGCGAAGGGTGACAGGGGCCAACCGAGCCGGGGAACGCTTATGCATCATTTGAATTTTCCCAATATATTCTTGGCAACTCATAGCCGTCATGGCTGATTTCGCTTCCATCAATGTTTTCTAGCCCAGAATTCAATTCGATGTTCAAATTTTCAAGTTGCGTGTTGACTTTTGATAAAAAAACATCGTCGCTGTAATCCCCGGCTTCAAGATAGTCAACAGTCTTTGCGTAGATATGCGCTATACGCATGGCTTTATAAGCTTTTTTGTATACAGTTAGGT
The genomic region above belongs to Fibrobacter sp. UWB10 and contains:
- a CDS encoding DUF3427 domain-containing protein, yielding MEISSSNPLFISNAPGNTMQAFLDNELSKCDKFIISVAFISRSGLAPLKQTLLELEKRNVPGKILTTDYLTFTEPSALRALSKYSNIELKILRCDKNIRGFHTKGYLFFKNRVVSVTIGSSNLTGNALAINKEWNTCYSVEEDEALCKNVINDFNELWNSPNAFSASDTVLNEYAQIYIEQKRIRRELQRQKIALEKEAAINESKTVSLEQILLEPNSMQLEFIQKLNEIRAMGEHKALLISATGTGKTYAAAFAMREINPKRALFLVHREQILRNAIESFKNVFGDTKTFGLYSGSSQETDRDFVFATMQTMATHFNDFAKDEFQLIVVDEAHRVGAESYQKMMAYFNPDLWIGMTASPDRSDKFDVYAAFDHNIAHEIRLQEAMRLNLLCPFHYYGITDIFVDGEEKEKRDFAKLVCDERVNYIIEKAEYFGHSGNRVKGLAFCSSLEESKELSQKFNKRGYKTIALSGADSQEAREQAVKQLENDNRDNGLDYIFTVDIFNEGIDIPQVNQILMLRPTESPIIFVQQLGRGLRKAEDKEFVMILDFIGNYSNNYMIPIALSGDRTYNKDNIRRYVRQGVKALEGASTIHFDEIARKRIYESIDSANFSEMKLIKECYKNLKYKLGRIPSLMDYEEYGEIDVMRIFENASLGSYHKFLKKVEKDEYKVDFSTIEEKYLEYVSTKFANGKRLHELLILDELLGENNGNVMSRVMSKMQNDFGISVNEKTRKNVENILTGQFASGAAKDTYADVTFIENDGNDFCISSKFNELLDNNEFRRQMTEVVKFGLFRNKKYFGHRYKDTSFCLYEKYTYEDVCRLLDWEKNEVSQNIGGYKHDKNTNTIPIFVNYEKGDNVKESIRYEDGFIDEKTLEWISKVNRKKTSKDVISIQNSDRIGIKIDLFVRKNKDDKTSKEFYYLGRLHTSSEPIEFKKFNKDLGKDQSYVKFIYTLETPVRQDIYDYLVG
- the dcm gene encoding DNA (cytosine-5-)-methyltransferase codes for the protein MGQRKPEFTFIDLFAGIGGFHTAMHSVGGKCVFASEWDKNARITYEENYKAIEPDLFEKDEDGEYKFFNADINDVELDKVPDFDVLCGGFPCQAFSIAGKRKGFEDTRGTLFFNIAAIVNHKIKIGKKPKVLFLENVKGLKNHDHGKTLETLLRVLKEDLEYEVKTMVLNAKYFGVPQNRERLFFICWDKEQCVAEDFKFPLGLDKNLKSIFEKDQLQNVISTKVSDILEPDSSIPEKMTISDKMWIGHQLRKERNRANGKGFGYSLFKEDASYCSTISARYWKDGSEILIDQSKKKKNPRKLTPVEAGRLQGYKIVGNGWKDPQAANNQNNKNKLPTMRIVVSNKEAYHQFGNSVAVPVIRTLAKEIKKQLLEV
- a CDS encoding LlaJI family restriction endonuclease; its protein translation is MIFLFEEFPYDPTFLKTVIGYGDGDSKSRSKSGFNTETIKAGVKIDGVGYCFYNGQPVFVLPKVFLEYEKDERGNVVKDERGNDVRKAFDIQINRKGEDVFGGQNDLENASLVPELRHFFSSLSLWLYSAIDKYHKKGNKDSGVETPPQTEHRRLKKSDRYATLLDVMSSMELFYKKNQSLFVFIAKNKHSDNHKINWQRTVNKTIPFIQNGVPIYMNPVNKVKVFDLDDRLLVLYFSAMKYIQDKFGYQMPQSEFYQPLRMIEMERLLENERGLRELKKIKYKYFEDRLVKLYNIMEAFFAWGARYSNTNNNAQEYLIANSFNNVFEAMIDELIGDPEFADLKDNEDGKIIDHLYREKSLIFSSGCNDDVWHIGDSKYYQDAKDIEDTSIAKQYTYAKNMIQNFFSPQYFNDGESHDANDVHHGIRYRDKLTEGYSVTPNFFIRGFVPKYEESSQYSSDYFIKRGDGTPLIRLAQEKGQNNVESEEAMIERMWKNRNRHFKNRLFDRDTLLLQIYDVNFLYVLKAFTSKHSSLREEFKNEARDKFRKNFLNLLRKKYYFWALYLPNWQDDGYTENLETFVNDNFRALVGRVFRSEATPKCLILALEREVVDNSEEGSDDDYRKIKGIVDDNNCDVFSLLPEEIWGDGLIRRDDMRGWLMPQ